One Rosa chinensis cultivar Old Blush chromosome 5, RchiOBHm-V2, whole genome shotgun sequence genomic region harbors:
- the LOC112203520 gene encoding reticulon-4-interacting protein 1 homolog, mitochondrial: protein MALTIKGKFDAVLDTIGGSETERISVSLLKKGRHYMTLQGEAASLTDRYGTAIGLPVASAVLLKKQIQYRSSHGIEYWWTFMRADSEGLHKIRRLSEAGKLNIPVEKTFPITQVREAHEAKEKKQIYG from the exons GTCTTGGACACCATTGGTGGGTCAGAGACGGAAAGAATAAGTGTAAGTTTGTTAAAGAAAGGCAGACACTATATGACACTTCAG GGTGAGGCAGCATCTTTGACTGATAGATATGGGACAGCAATTGGGCTTCCAGTTGCTAGTGCTGTTTTACTGAAGAAACAGATCCAGTACCGGTCTTCTCATGGAATAG AGTACTGGTGGACCTTCATGAGAGCAGATTCAGAAGGGTTACATAAGATCCGGAGGCTATCTGAAGCTGGAAAGTTAAACATACCTGTGGAGAAAACATTTCCCATCACTCAAGTGAGAGAGGCTCATGAGGCAAAGGAGAAGAAGCAGATTTATGGTTAA